The nucleotide window CCCGATGTCGGTGGAATATTTGGAGGCGAACCTTCGCTCGGGGCATCCGCGGTTGGTTTTCACGCCGGAGCTTGTTGCCGACCTGAAAGCGAAAACAAAGACCGACCCGGTTTTGCGGAACCTGTATGCGGCCATCAAGCTGAACGCCGAAAAGATCCATGGCCAACCGTTGCTGGAGCGGAAGATGGTGGGCCGGCGTTTGCTGGGAACCTCGCGCGAAATGCTCTACCGAATCAATATGCTCGGGGTGGTCTACCTGGTCGATGGCGACCCGCGAACCCTGGGGCGGATCAATGACGAGCTGTTGGCGGTTTGTGCCTTCAAGGATTGGAACCCGAAACATTTCCTCGATGTGGCGGAAATGTCGCTGGCGGTGGCGCTGGCGCTGGACTGGACCGACGGCAACCTGCCGGCGGAAACCATCAAGACGGCGGAGGCGGCCTTGTTGAGTAAAGGTCTTCTGGCCGATGGAAAGCCGCAGGCGCGCATTTTTCAGAACGACAACAACTGGAACCAGGTGTGCAATGGCGGAATGATTGCCGCATCGATCGCCTTGGCGGACACGCATCCCGAACTGGCCGCGGAAACCATCCGAAGGGCAATCGATGCATTGCCCAACGCGCTCAAGGAATACATGCCGGATGGCGTCTATCCGGAAGGTTCAACCTATTGGGCGTATGCCACAAGCTATTCCACCGTGACGGCGGCCATGCTCGAAAGCGCGCTGGGCTCCGACTTTGGCCATCTCGACTATCCCGGCTTCAAGGAGAGCGCGGTCTTCCGCGCTTTGTGCAACGCGCCGTCGGGCATGTACTACAACTATGCCGACTGCGGTGATGGGCGTAACCGGAACGGGGATGTGGCCTTGGCCTGGTTCGCCGCCAAAACCGGCAACAAAACCTTTTTTGAAAAAGAGCGGTTCCTGCGAGCCCCGGAGGGGATGGACAAACTCGCGCGGTTGGATGGCGCGGGCATGGCCTGGCTTTGCCAGTATGAAGAGCGGGCCGAGGAAGCGGTGCCGACCGCCTGGAAGGGGGAGGGCGCGAACCCGATCGTGATCTTCAGGGGGGCGGAAGGCGATCCGCGTCAATACTACTTCGGTGGCAAGGGCGGCAAGGCCACCACCAGCCACGGCAACATGGATGCCGGCTCGTTCGTCTTCGAACTCGATGGCGTCCGCTGGGTGGTGGATCCCGGCAACCAAAGCTACCACGCATTGGAACAGACCGGTTTCAATCTGTGGGATCGCGGGCAGGGCAGCGATCGCTGGACACTACTGACCAAAAACAACTTTGGGCACAGCACCATTACCGTGAACGACGAGTTGTTTGTGAACGAGGGTTTTGCACCGCTGGTTGAATTCAAGGATGGCGACACGCCGCAGGCGGCGTTCGACCTCACTGCGGTCCATGGCAAAAACCTCAAGGGCGCCAAGCGGACGTTTGTGAAGGAGGGCCCGGCCGCGCTGGTAATTGCCGACTCGATCGAAATCTCCGAAACGACAAAGACGGTCACCTGGCAGCTCATGACCACGGCGGAGGTCGAGGTTGTGGATGGGGGCGCCGTATTGCGGCAGGCTGGCAAGACCCTGAAGGTGGAAAACATGACACACCCGCAGCATTCCATGTCGGTGGTGCCGCTCGATCCGCCGCCGCTGGAGCTGGATCGCCGGATCGAAGGCCTGAAGCGGCTGGAGCTGCGTCTTCCCGCCCGTGCGGCAAGCCAGCGGCTAATCAACCTGAAGGTTCGCTTGTCCGCGATGGACTAGCCCCGATGCTCCACGATTCCGTGTTCGCCATGCCGCTCGAAGAATGGCATCCCGTTCCAGCTTATACCATCTTCACTTTGTATTCGGCCAAAACTTCCCTGTCGGATTGATCCCTCGCAGAGTCGCTGAGGTCGCAGAGCCATACAGATTAGAAAGAATTCTCTGCGCTCTCTGCGCCTCAGCGAGGAATATACCGATAGCTAACTGAATGTGGTATTACGCCGGCTTTGCAAGCGGTTGGATGTGTTTTTGTGGGCGTTGTTTGGATAGTTCGTGGGTGGTCTGGAGGTTCAGCCAGAACTCAGGCGAAGTGGAAAGCGCTTCAGAGAGTAGCCAGGCCGTGTCCGGCGTTACGCCACGCTTGCCGCGAACGATTTCATTCACCCGTTGCACCGGAATGCCGATATGCTCCGCCAGCGCCTTTTGGCTGATGCCCAGCGGTTGCAGGAACTCGTTCAAAAGGATCAAGCCCGGATGGGTCGCTATTCTGTTTGTCGGGATCATGTTGTCCTACCTTCCGTTCTAATGATAATCGACGATGGCTACGTCGGTTGCATTCACTTCCTGCCATCGGAAAACAATCCGCCATTGCGAATTGATGCGTATGCTGTGGAATCCTTTGTAATCACCTTTCAGGGCTTCCAGCCGGTTTCCGGGTGGGGAGCGCAGATCCTCCAGCGACGTTGCGGCGTTCAACAAATCAAGTTTGTACAAGGCCTGTTGGATGATGCTCACGGGAATCCGCCGTGCCTTGGAACTTGAGTGCCCATGAAACAGATCCGACGTTGCCCGGTCTCCAAACGAAACGATCATGAACATGGCTTAACGGATTCACGGTATCCATGCAAGCATGGGGTTGTAATATTGTGGAGGACGGGGGAATCGCTTCGCCGGGCGAAATGATTTCCGAGCTACGGTTTCCCGCTCTGTAGCCAGACCGGAACCATGCCGAAGGGCGGACAAGTGGGACACTTGTCCCTACCCGATTGGAGCGAGAGGCTCTGTCTGAGCCAAACCGTTGCAGCGCATGGCTCGGACAGAGCCTCGCCCTCCAGTTGTTTACATCCTTTTCCCCTGATTTTCCTGTGACTTTCCCTTGGGTTTATGGCTAAATGCGCGCTTTTCATTCCAAAGTAAAAGATTCCTGCATTGGGGAAACTATGAATATTGAAGAACAATTGGATTTTCTGGCATCGCGCGCCGTTGATTTCATCAACCGCGACGACCTGAAGAAAAAGCTCGAGAAATGCGCCGCCGAAGGGCGTGGCTTGCGCGTGAAATATGGCGCCGACCCGTCCGCTCCGGACATCCACCTCGGCCACGTGGTCGGGCTCAACAAGCTTCGCGAATTCCAGGATGCCGGCCACACCGTCGTCTTCATCATCGGCGATTTTACCGGCATGATCGGCGACCCCTCGGGCAAGTCGGCCACGCGCCCCGCGCTCTCGAAGGAGCAGGTGGCGAAAAATGCCGAGAGCTACAAGGAACAGGTGTTCAAGATTCTCGACCCGGAAAAAACCGAAGTCCGCTTCAACTCGGAGTGGCTTGGGGAAATGAAGTTCGAAGATGTGATCCGCCTGACCGCCCACGTTACCGTGGCGCAATTGCTCGCCCGCGACGACTTTTCCAAGCGCTATGCGGATAACCGTCCGATTTCGCTGGTGGAGTTCCTCTACCCGCTCGTGCAGGCCTACGATTCCGTGATGGTCGAGGCCGACATCGAGCTCGGCGGTACCGACCAGCTGTTCAACCTGCTGCTCGGTCGCGAGCTGCAGAAGGTGATGGGGCAGGAGCCGCAGTGCGTCATGACCCTCCCGCTGATCGAAGGCCTCGATGGTGTCCAGAAAATGTCGAAGAGCCTCCACAACTATGTGGGAGTCGATGAAGCGCCGCGCGACATGTACGGCAAGCTCATGAGCGTTCCGGACGATCTGATGTGGAAATATTTCGAATACATCCTCTGCTGGCCGAAGGACAAGGTGCAGGAAACCCATGCAAAGGTCGCCGGAGGCGAGCTGCACCCGCGCGTCGTGAAGGATATGCTCGGCCAGGAAGTGGTTGCGCGCTTCATCGGAGCCGACGAGGCGAAGGCCGCCTCGGAAGAATTTACGCGCATCTTTGCGCAGAAGGAATTGCCGGATGAGATTCCGGAAGTGGTCGTGCCCGCCGAAGAGATCGGCCTGCTGAACCTGATGGTTCTGGCCGGCCTCTGCAAAAGCAACGGCGAGGCCCGGCGCCTCGTCAAGCAAGGCGCGGTGAAGATCAACGACGAAAAGGTAGACGACGAACGCGCGCAAATCATACCCGAGGACGGAATGATCATCCGTTCCGGCAAGCGCGGCTTCGCTCAAGTGACGATTGGATAACAACGTGAAGAGTGACGATTGAGTCGTGAAGGGAAATCACGCCTCACGTTTCACGTCTCACGAAAGCAACACGGAGGTTTAGACATGGCCGGACATAGTAAATGGGCAAACATCAAGCATCGTAAAGGCAAGGCCGACGCAGCGCGCGGCAAGGTCTTCAGCAAACTCGCCAAGGAAATAATGGTTGCGGCATCGGCGGGCGGCGGAAACGTGGACGACAACATATCCTTGCGCGCATTGGTGCAGAAAGCCAAGGGCGTCTCGATGCCGAAGGACAACATCGACCGCGCCATCCTCAAGGGCACCGGCGAGCTCGAGGGCGGCCAGCTGACGGAAGGTTCCTACGAAGGCTACGCCGCCGGCGGCATCGCCGTGGT belongs to Pontiella desulfatans and includes:
- a CDS encoding type II toxin-antitoxin system RelE/ParE family toxin, giving the protein MSIIQQALYKLDLLNAATSLEDLRSPPGNRLEALKGDYKGFHSIRINSQWRIVFRWQEVNATDVAIVDYH
- the tyrS gene encoding tyrosine--tRNA ligase, encoding MNIEEQLDFLASRAVDFINRDDLKKKLEKCAAEGRGLRVKYGADPSAPDIHLGHVVGLNKLREFQDAGHTVVFIIGDFTGMIGDPSGKSATRPALSKEQVAKNAESYKEQVFKILDPEKTEVRFNSEWLGEMKFEDVIRLTAHVTVAQLLARDDFSKRYADNRPISLVEFLYPLVQAYDSVMVEADIELGGTDQLFNLLLGRELQKVMGQEPQCVMTLPLIEGLDGVQKMSKSLHNYVGVDEAPRDMYGKLMSVPDDLMWKYFEYILCWPKDKVQETHAKVAGGELHPRVVKDMLGQEVVARFIGADEAKAASEEFTRIFAQKELPDEIPEVVVPAEEIGLLNLMVLAGLCKSNGEARRLVKQGAVKINDEKVDDERAQIIPEDGMIIRSGKRGFAQVTIG
- a CDS encoding HigA family addiction module antitoxin codes for the protein MIPTNRIATHPGLILLNEFLQPLGISQKALAEHIGIPVQRVNEIVRGKRGVTPDTAWLLSEALSTSPEFWLNLQTTHELSKQRPQKHIQPLAKPA
- a CDS encoding heparinase II/III domain-containing protein — encoded protein: MMNRLVWCCFAMVVSGVAWGGEVPELDNPMSVEYLEANLRSGHPRLVFTPELVADLKAKTKTDPVLRNLYAAIKLNAEKIHGQPLLERKMVGRRLLGTSREMLYRINMLGVVYLVDGDPRTLGRINDELLAVCAFKDWNPKHFLDVAEMSLAVALALDWTDGNLPAETIKTAEAALLSKGLLADGKPQARIFQNDNNWNQVCNGGMIAASIALADTHPELAAETIRRAIDALPNALKEYMPDGVYPEGSTYWAYATSYSTVTAAMLESALGSDFGHLDYPGFKESAVFRALCNAPSGMYYNYADCGDGRNRNGDVALAWFAAKTGNKTFFEKERFLRAPEGMDKLARLDGAGMAWLCQYEERAEEAVPTAWKGEGANPIVIFRGAEGDPRQYYFGGKGGKATTSHGNMDAGSFVFELDGVRWVVDPGNQSYHALEQTGFNLWDRGQGSDRWTLLTKNNFGHSTITVNDELFVNEGFAPLVEFKDGDTPQAAFDLTAVHGKNLKGAKRTFVKEGPAALVIADSIEISETTKTVTWQLMTTAEVEVVDGGAVLRQAGKTLKVENMTHPQHSMSVVPLDPPPLELDRRIEGLKRLELRLPARAASQRLINLKVRLSAMD